A genomic window from Glycine soja cultivar W05 chromosome 10, ASM419377v2, whole genome shotgun sequence includes:
- the LOC114370584 gene encoding GDSL esterase/lipase At5g03610-like, whose translation MAKQLIPFIISLLLFIFTEVEGAKRSYGVYNSNPVKLFVFGDSYVDTGNFVHSESYKPPSGITFPGNPAGRFCDGRIITDYVASFLKIESPTPYTFRNSSNLHYGINFAYGGTGIFSTSIDGPNATAQIDSFEKLIQQNIYTKHDLESSIALVNAGGNDYTNALKTGRIIDLPGFMESLVKQMSVNLKRIRSLGIKKVAVGLLQPIGCLPVLNVISFRTNCIGLLNVISKDHNKMLLKAVQELNKEAADKSVFITLDLYNSFLSAIETMQKKRAEKSTLMNPLQPCCEGNNLEDSCGSLDDEGSKKYSLCENPKLSFFWDTLHPSQNGWFAVYTILQSTLGQLIT comes from the exons ATGGCAAAGCAATTAATTCCCTTCATAATCTCTCTTCTCCTCTTCATTTTCACAG AAGTGGAAGGGGCTAAAAGGTCTTATGGGGTATACAACAGCAACCCTGTAAAACTGTTTGTTTTTGGGGACTCCTATGTTGACACTGGGAATTTCGTGCATTCAGAATCATACAAGCCTCCCAGTGGAATCACTTTTCCTGGTAACCCTGCAGGGAGATTCTGCGACGGTCGCATCATCACTGATTACGTTG CTTCCTTTCTGAAAATTGAATCCCCCACACCATATACTTTTAGAAATTCATCTAATCTTCACTACGGTATAAACTTTGCCTATGGAGGGACCGGTATTTTCAGTACTTCGATTGATGGACCAAACGCGACTGCCCAAATCGACTCATTTGAGAAGCTAATCCAACAaaatatctataccaaacatgATCTTGAATCCTCAATTGCTCTCGTCAATGCCGGTGGTAATGATTATACAAATGCATTAAAAACTGGGCGCATTATT GATTTACCAGGCTTCATGGAATCCCTTGTGAAGCAAATGTCTGTAAATCTTAAACGCATTCGCAGCTTAGGGATAAAAAAGGTAGCAGTTGGGTTATTACAGCCAATTGGGTGTTTGCCTGTGTTAAATGTGATATCTTTCCGTACGAACTGCATTGGCCTTTTGAACGTGATCTCCAAAGATCACAACAAAATGTTGCTCAAAGCTGTGCAAGAACTCAACAAGGAAGCAGCAGACAAATCAGTTTTCATAACACTGGACCTCTACAACTCCTTCCTCTCTGCAATTGAAACTATGCAGAAAAAGCGTGCAG AAAAGTCTACACTGATGAATCCGTTGCAACCATGCTGTGAGGGAAACAATTTGGAAGATTCATGTGGAAGTCTGGATGACGAAGGATCAAAGAAATACAGTTTATGTGAGAACCCgaaactttctttcttttgggaCACACTTCACCCTTCTCAAAATGGTTGGTTTGCAGTCTACACAATATTGCAATCTACTCTTGGCCAACTTATTACATGA
- the LOC114370528 gene encoding geraniol 8-hydroxylase-like, whose protein sequence is MEFVTCALFLLLACATIGSFLAKTTRKPNHNLPPGPSRLPIIGNLLELGQNPHQSMAKLAKIHGPVMSLKLGTVTTIVISSADMAKEVLVTHDESLSNRPIPQSVSVLNHEHYSLAFLPVSPLWREMRKICNGQLFAHKTLDESQDVRRKIVQQLLSDVHKSCQIGEAVDVGRQAFKTTLNLLSNTIFSEDLVLSKGTAGEFKDLVTNITKLVGSPNMADYFPVLKRIDPQGAKRQQTKNVAKVLDIFDGLIRKRLKLRESKGSNTHNDMLDALLDISKENEMMDKTIIEHLAHDLFVAGTDTTSSTIEWAMTEVVLNPEIMSRAKKELEEVIGKGKPVEESDIGKLPYLQAIIKETFRLHPPVPFLLPRKAERDVDLCGFTIPKDAQVLINVWTIGRDPTLWENPTLFSPERFLGSNVDIKGRNFELAPFGAGRRICPGMMLAIRMLLLMLGSLINSFQWKLEDEIKPQDVDMGEKFGITLQKAQSLRVVPINISN, encoded by the exons ATGGAGTTTGTAACTTGTGCATTGTTCCTTCTATTGGCATGTGCCACCATTGGTTCATTCCTTGCAAAAACAACCAGAAAACCAAACCACAATCTTCCACCAGGGCCTTCACGCCTTCCCATAATCGGAAACCTTCTTGAACTCGGGCAAAATCCACACCAATCAATGGCCAAACTTGCCAAGATTCATGGCCCTGTGATGAGCCTCAAGCTAGGAACAGTAACCACTATAGTCATCTCCTCTGCAGACATGGCAAAAGAAGTTCTTGTAACACACGATGAATCTTTGTCAAACCGTCCCATACCACAATCCGTGTCAGTTCTGAACCACGAGCACTATAGCCTAGCATTCTTACCCGTTTCACCCCTTTGGAGAGAGATGAGAAAAATATGCAATGGCCAACTATTTGCACACAAGACTCTTGATGAAAGCCAAGACGTGAGGCGCAAGATAGTGCAGCAACTCCTTAGTGACGTGCACAAGAGCTGCCAAATTGGTGAAGCAGTGGATGTTGGAAGACAAGCATTCAAGACCACATTGAATTTATTGTCAAACACCATTTTCTCCGAGGATTTGGTTCTGTCTAAAGGTACCGCGGGAGAGTTTAAGGACTTGGTGACAAATATCACAAAGCTTGTTGGATCACCAAACATGGCAGATTATTTCCCTGTGCTGAAGAGGATTGACCCGCAAGGCGCGAAAAGGCAACAAACTAAGAATGTCGCCAAGGTGTTGGACATCTTCGATGGCTTGATTAGGAAACGGTTGAAGCTGAGGGAAAGCAAAGGTTCTAACACGCACAATGACATGTTGGATGCCTTGCTCGACATTTCTAAAGAGAACGAGATGATGGACAAAACGATCATTGAACACCTGGcacat GATCTGTTTGTTGCGGGCACGGATACTACATCTTCAACAATTGAATGGGCAATGACAGAGGTAGTACTCAACCCAGAGATCATGTCAAGGGCAAAAAAAGAACTGGAAGAAGTGATAGGCAAAGGTAAACCAGTTGAAGAATCTGATATTGGTAAACTCCCTTACTTGCAAGCAATCATAAAAGAGACTTTCCGTTTGCACCCCCCGGTTCCTTTCTTACTCCCTAGAAAGGCAGAAAGAGACGTGGACTTGTGTGGCTTCACCATCCCAAAGGACGCACAAGTTTTAATTAATGTGTGGACTATTGGTAGGGACCCAACCTTGTGGGAAAATCCAACTTTGTTCTCACCTGAGAGGTTCTTGGGGTCAAACGTTGACATCAAAGGTCGAAATTTTGAGCTTGCACCCTTTGGTGCTGGAAGGCGCATATGCCCTGGAATGATGCTAGCTATTAGGATGTTGCTTTTGATGTTGGGTTCTCTAATCAACTCCTTTCAATGGAAGCTTGAAGATGAAATTAAACCACAAGATGTGGACATGGGAGAAAAATTTGGAATTACCTTACAAAAGGCTCAATCCCTTAGAGTTGTTCCTATTAACATAAGCAACTAA